In Desulforhopalus sp., a single window of DNA contains:
- a CDS encoding PAS domain S-box protein, which translates to MASDLPRGACENAILRKRIAELEAREVKLLASQATLQAILDAAPEPVFLLSADEIILATNATLTKRVNLHPAEIIGKNPYWFLPPDLAESRRYYVRQALATGRPVHFQDQRNNRIYEHYLYPGRGEDGRVSHLAVFAQDITERIQAEKDLQRSRSLLNATQELAHVGGWEWDAVTKTGAWTNETYRIHDLGDLLASGPLPDAKELFEMSLSCYNPADRPVIMEAFRSCLQFGTSYDLELPFTTVKGRRLWIRTIGKAIWQDGRIIGVQGNLADITDKKRAELDYRTLFNEMFDGFALHEIITDDAGIPADYRFLAVNPAFEKMTGLHAADIIGRTVLNIMPNTERRWIDTYGQVTLTGEPAHFDEFSVALGKYFEVTAFRPAPGQFACIFRDVTEKRLAEEEKKKLQEQLQQAQKMEAIGTLAGGIAHDFNNILGAVIGYAELAREDIPAGSPAAIDIAQIIKAGYRARDLVGQILAFSRRAETARIPLQPAIIIKETLKMLRSSLPSTIAIRQNLAGDCGTILADPTQIHQILMNLCTNAFHAMEECGGTLTVTLEKRTLGRQDLAGFPDIQPGEFIHLAIADTGMGIAPEIRDKIFDPYFTTKEVGKGTGMGLSIVHGIAKACGGFAACDSEPGKGSVFSVSLPVYNETSPPVTNHTDQEMPLPAGGEHILLVDDEDILVDMSRSMLQRLGYRVTVRNNSLEALTLFQNQPGIFDLVITDQTMPAMTGMDLARRMLQIRPDLPIILCTGYSSILTEDTVKAAGIKGFTMKPITKKEIALLIRQVLKAPYASK; encoded by the coding sequence ATGGCCAGCGACCTGCCCCGAGGCGCTTGTGAAAACGCCATTCTGAGAAAAAGGATTGCCGAGCTTGAGGCACGCGAGGTCAAACTGTTGGCCAGTCAGGCCACCTTGCAGGCCATTCTCGACGCTGCCCCGGAACCGGTCTTCCTGCTCAGCGCCGATGAGATTATCCTCGCCACCAACGCCACCCTCACCAAACGCGTCAATTTGCACCCCGCGGAAATTATCGGCAAAAATCCCTATTGGTTCCTGCCGCCCGATCTTGCTGAGTCACGGCGATATTATGTGCGGCAGGCGCTTGCCACTGGTAGGCCTGTCCACTTCCAGGACCAGCGCAACAATCGGATCTACGAACATTATCTATATCCGGGGCGGGGCGAAGACGGCCGGGTCAGCCACCTAGCCGTCTTCGCTCAGGACATCACCGAGCGGATACAGGCGGAAAAGGATCTGCAGCGCAGCCGGTCTCTGCTCAATGCCACCCAGGAACTCGCCCATGTCGGTGGCTGGGAATGGGATGCCGTCACCAAAACCGGGGCATGGACAAACGAAACCTACCGGATTCACGACCTCGGCGACCTGCTGGCAAGCGGTCCCCTGCCCGACGCCAAGGAACTTTTCGAAATGAGCCTGAGCTGTTATAACCCGGCTGATCGACCGGTCATCATGGAAGCCTTCCGCTCCTGTCTGCAATTCGGTACGTCCTATGATCTTGAGCTTCCCTTTACCACCGTCAAGGGCCGCCGCCTGTGGATCCGCACCATCGGCAAGGCCATCTGGCAGGACGGCCGGATCATTGGAGTACAGGGAAATCTAGCGGATATCACTGATAAAAAACGTGCTGAACTGGACTACCGGACACTCTTTAACGAAATGTTCGATGGCTTTGCCCTGCATGAAATCATCACCGACGATGCGGGAATTCCGGCAGACTACCGCTTCCTTGCCGTCAACCCGGCCTTCGAGAAGATGACCGGTCTTCACGCCGCCGACATCATCGGCCGCACTGTCCTGAATATCATGCCGAACACCGAGCGCCGCTGGATTGACACCTACGGCCAGGTCACCCTGACCGGCGAGCCGGCACACTTTGACGAATTTTCCGTCGCCCTCGGCAAGTACTTCGAGGTCACCGCCTTCCGTCCGGCCCCCGGCCAATTTGCCTGTATATTCAGAGACGTCACCGAAAAAAGACTGGCGGAAGAAGAAAAGAAAAAACTGCAGGAGCAATTGCAGCAGGCCCAGAAGATGGAGGCCATCGGCACTTTGGCAGGAGGAATCGCCCACGATTTCAACAACATCCTCGGTGCCGTCATCGGCTATGCGGAATTGGCCAGAGAAGATATCCCGGCCGGTTCGCCGGCGGCCATCGATATCGCCCAAATCATCAAGGCCGGATACCGGGCACGAGATCTGGTGGGGCAGATCCTCGCCTTCAGCCGCCGTGCGGAAACAGCCAGGATTCCCCTCCAACCGGCGATCATCATCAAGGAAACCCTGAAGATGCTGCGTTCCTCCCTGCCGTCGACCATTGCCATCCGGCAGAATCTGGCAGGCGACTGCGGCACCATCCTCGCCGATCCGACCCAGATCCATCAGATCCTTATGAACCTCTGCACCAACGCCTTCCATGCCATGGAAGAATGCGGCGGAACCCTTACCGTCACCCTGGAAAAACGCACCCTGGGCCGGCAAGACCTGGCAGGGTTCCCCGATATCCAGCCGGGAGAATTTATCCATCTGGCAATTGCCGACACCGGCATGGGAATCGCTCCGGAGATCCGCGATAAAATCTTCGACCCCTATTTCACTACCAAGGAAGTCGGCAAGGGCACCGGCATGGGCCTGTCGATCGTCCACGGCATCGCCAAAGCCTGCGGCGGTTTTGCCGCCTGCGACAGCGAACCCGGCAAGGGTAGCGTATTCTCCGTCAGCCTGCCGGTTTACAATGAGACCAGTCCCCCTGTGACGAACCATACGGACCAAGAGATGCCGCTGCCGGCCGGCGGAGAACACATCCTTCTGGTCGACGACGAGGACATCCTCGTCGACATGAGCCGTTCCATGCTGCAAAGACTCGGCTACCGGGTGACCGTCCGCAATAACAGTCTAGAGGCCTTGACGCTCTTTCAAAATCAACCCGGGATCTTCGATCTGGTCATCACCGACCAGACCATGCCAGCCATGACCGGTATGGATTTGGCCCGGCGAATGCTGCAGATCCGGCCGGACCTGCCCATTATCCTCTGCACCGGCTACAGCAGCATCCTCACTGAAGATACCGTCAAGGCCGCGGGAATCAAAGGTTTCACCATGAAACCGATAACCAAAAAAGAAATTGCCCTGTTGATCAGACAGGTCCTGAAAGCGCCCTACGCATCGAAATAA
- a CDS encoding M48 family metallopeptidase, whose protein sequence is MIRTVTLLCSLLLFVSCEDTNVLLMTGAAVDAVNAVTLSDADVRKLALRAAYEADSKHQVAPAGNPYDTRLQRLLVKHSARDSKTFNFKVYLTREVNAFAMADGSIRVFSGLMDRMSDEELLFVIGHEMGHVVKDHSRKKVVLAYTTSAVKKGLAAQNNEVGQIAGSMIGAFAEQLTHAQFSQHEERQADNYGAAFLRTEGHDTAAAVSALEKLAELARQHTFLSSHPDPETRAKRIAQGKWEEDSGKDSALDRVLDYAKRIAIILLQLVRSLVNWLLAML, encoded by the coding sequence ATGATACGAACCGTCACCCTGCTATGCTCCCTGCTGCTCTTTGTTTCCTGTGAAGATACCAATGTCCTGCTGATGACCGGCGCGGCGGTGGATGCCGTCAACGCCGTCACCCTCTCCGATGCGGATGTGCGCAAACTCGCCCTGCGTGCGGCCTATGAAGCCGACAGCAAACATCAGGTGGCACCGGCCGGCAATCCCTATGACACCCGCCTGCAGAGACTGCTTGTCAAACACTCCGCAAGGGATAGCAAGACCTTCAATTTCAAGGTGTATCTCACCCGGGAGGTCAATGCCTTCGCCATGGCCGATGGCAGCATCCGGGTATTCAGTGGCCTGATGGACCGCATGAGCGACGAGGAACTGCTCTTTGTCATCGGCCATGAGATGGGCCATGTGGTGAAGGACCATTCCCGTAAGAAGGTGGTCCTTGCCTACACCACGAGTGCTGTGAAAAAGGGCCTGGCCGCCCAGAACAATGAGGTGGGACAGATTGCCGGTTCGATGATCGGCGCCTTTGCCGAACAGCTCACCCACGCCCAATTCTCGCAGCATGAAGAACGCCAGGCAGACAACTATGGCGCGGCATTTCTGCGGACCGAGGGTCATGATACCGCCGCGGCGGTCTCGGCACTGGAAAAGCTCGCCGAGCTGGCCAGACAGCACACCTTCCTGTCGAGCCATCCCGACCCCGAAACCAGGGCAAAAAGAATCGCCCAGGGAAAGTGGGAGGAGGACAGCGGCAAGGACTCTGCTCTCGACCGGGTGCTAGACTACGCCAAGAGAATTGCCATCATCCTTCTCCAGTTGGTCAGGTCCCTGGTGAACTGGCTGCTGGCAATGCTATAA
- a CDS encoding ATP-binding protein — translation MTGDSQQIEISRVLARKLLPLALIICLLITFFIPGLFFFFEYKTLQEKAVSHANQLAGPIEHLVVTAPSIWKYQSTKFSAILETYAGHSDVTAIFILDEDMDLVSQYRDISRQTGIFPPIDVYGKPVEIRFNNRRIGEIIVSVPADSSIPTILVVLGICAVLGTTLAITVYSLPLRIVRRLERQLTEHRRTLEEQVRLRTLELQQAMEEARAANQIKSQFLANMSHEIRTPMNAIIGMTHLAMNVQDNLRRERFLQTVKNSAENLLGLLNDILDFSKIEAGELQLSNIPFDLFLLIESVIATMNVPAGEKGLLLRVNKPADCPQAFIGDDLRLRQILLNLVGNAIKFTDTGTVTVEVRPGDERSADGKIDLHFIVSDTGIGIPPEKIPIIFNNFEQAEVSQVRRYGGTGLGLAICKQLTGLMGGNIWVESQPHAGSTFHFAVRLQVAADGLPRRESAQSAAFPPVLHGLHILVVDDNEVNRDVASIILEKDHAVTTAVNGSDALAKLAQARFDAILMDVQMPEMDGWTATAIIRSFEKGLARPVELPDDISENLAKRLAGGHVPIFALTAYAMSEDKERCLSAGMDGYIPKPFQPDTFASVLGSLFYSLPPPPENLPAAPTEESGISREQHPPPPANVEQVVDYFKTMPIFTEELSARLLQLSRKSITTNLQKAETALAELQFEKMAQAAHALKGVLLQCGLFGWAEVAQEIDNGVKDNKQLPFAELLNSLKRGLHNLEEDADSGNSK, via the coding sequence ATGACCGGTGACAGCCAACAGATCGAAATCAGCAGGGTACTCGCCAGGAAGCTGTTGCCCCTGGCCCTGATCATCTGTCTGCTCATCACCTTCTTTATACCAGGCCTATTCTTTTTCTTTGAATACAAGACATTACAGGAGAAGGCCGTCTCCCATGCCAACCAGCTCGCCGGCCCCATTGAGCACCTGGTTGTCACCGCCCCCAGTATCTGGAAATATCAATCGACCAAGTTTTCGGCGATCCTCGAAACCTATGCCGGCCATTCCGATGTAACGGCTATATTTATCCTCGACGAGGACATGGACCTGGTCAGCCAATACCGGGACATCAGCAGGCAGACCGGCATCTTCCCGCCTATCGACGTGTACGGCAAACCAGTGGAGATCCGTTTCAACAATCGCCGGATTGGCGAAATTATCGTCAGCGTACCGGCCGATTCATCAATCCCGACTATCCTTGTAGTGTTGGGTATCTGCGCGGTATTAGGCACTACCTTGGCAATCACTGTCTATAGCCTGCCATTACGTATTGTCAGAAGACTGGAACGGCAGCTCACCGAACACCGGCGAACCTTGGAAGAACAGGTACGGCTCCGCACCCTTGAACTCCAGCAGGCAATGGAGGAGGCCAGGGCCGCCAACCAGATCAAGTCGCAGTTCCTCGCCAATATGAGTCATGAAATCAGAACGCCGATGAACGCCATCATCGGCATGACCCATCTGGCCATGAATGTCCAGGACAACCTGAGGCGCGAACGTTTCCTGCAAACGGTAAAAAACTCAGCGGAGAATCTTCTCGGGCTGCTTAACGATATCCTCGACTTCTCAAAGATCGAGGCTGGCGAGCTGCAACTCTCCAATATTCCTTTTGATTTATTCCTGCTCATCGAATCAGTGATTGCCACCATGAATGTACCTGCCGGTGAAAAGGGTTTGCTGCTGAGGGTGAACAAGCCAGCCGATTGCCCGCAGGCCTTTATCGGTGATGACCTCCGGCTGCGGCAGATCCTCCTGAACCTCGTTGGCAACGCCATCAAATTTACTGATACCGGCACTGTCACCGTCGAGGTCAGACCGGGTGACGAGAGATCGGCGGACGGGAAAATCGACCTCCATTTTATTGTCAGCGATACCGGCATTGGCATCCCACCCGAGAAGATTCCAATAATTTTCAACAACTTTGAACAGGCCGAAGTGTCCCAGGTAAGGCGCTACGGCGGCACCGGCCTGGGCCTCGCCATATGTAAACAACTCACTGGATTGATGGGTGGAAATATCTGGGTTGAAAGTCAACCGCATGCTGGCAGTACCTTTCATTTTGCCGTCCGCCTGCAAGTTGCCGCCGATGGGCTGCCACGTCGCGAGTCCGCCCAATCAGCGGCCTTCCCCCCAGTGCTCCATGGCCTGCATATTCTCGTTGTCGACGATAACGAGGTGAATCGCGATGTCGCCAGCATAATCCTGGAAAAAGATCATGCAGTCACAACCGCCGTCAATGGTAGTGATGCCCTGGCAAAACTTGCACAGGCGAGGTTTGACGCCATTCTCATGGACGTACAGATGCCGGAGATGGACGGCTGGACGGCGACCGCCATTATCCGTTCGTTTGAGAAAGGCCTTGCCCGGCCGGTGGAACTGCCGGACGATATTTCGGAAAACCTTGCCAAAAGGCTCGCCGGCGGCCACGTGCCAATCTTCGCCCTGACGGCCTACGCTATGAGCGAAGACAAGGAACGCTGCCTTTCCGCCGGCATGGACGGCTACATCCCCAAACCATTCCAGCCGGATACCTTCGCCTCGGTCCTCGGCTCGTTGTTTTACTCGTTGCCTCCGCCGCCGGAAAACCTACCTGCCGCGCCCACCGAAGAGAGCGGCATCTCCCGGGAACAACATCCTCCACCGCCGGCAAACGTCGAACAGGTTGTCGATTATTTTAAAACCATGCCTATTTTTACCGAAGAATTGTCAGCCAGGCTCCTGCAACTCTCCCGGAAGAGTATTACCACCAACCTGCAGAAAGCTGAAACCGCCCTTGCCGAACTGCAGTTTGAGAAAATGGCCCAAGCGGCCCATGCCCTGAAAGGGGTTCTGTTGCAGTGCGGTCTTTTCGGCTGGGCTGAGGTCGCGCAAGAAATCGACAACGGCGTGAAAGACAACAAACAACTACCCTTTGCAGAGTTACTGAACTCCTTGAAAAGGGGGCTCCACAACCTGGAAGAGGATGCAGATTCCGGAAATTCCAAATAA
- a CDS encoding substrate-binding domain-containing protein encodes MRNIILTIALAVFTLIGTCSPTRQVQAVETSPGGGEKMIFAGSGVNLSITKLLADAFIKQHPRTAIEIPGSIGTRGAIKAVADKAIHLGLISRSLKEEEKRQDITEVPYAQVAIVIAANSRVAEDTITTGELIAIIDGKKNRWQNGSEIIVQVREKSDSGFQVLENSIPGFKEAYVKSQEARRWTMHFTDQEANKALASTPFALGVTDLGMISAEQLPVKVLKLNGIAPDPENLRNGSYPLSRQLSFIYNRDNLPEEAKNFMRFVFSDAGRTILQAHGYLPMQ; translated from the coding sequence ATGAGGAACATTATCCTGACAATCGCCTTGGCCGTTTTTACACTTATCGGCACCTGCAGTCCTACCCGGCAGGTACAAGCTGTGGAAACGAGCCCCGGAGGCGGGGAGAAAATGATCTTTGCCGGCTCGGGCGTCAATCTGTCGATAACCAAACTGCTCGCCGACGCCTTTATCAAGCAACACCCACGGACAGCAATTGAGATCCCCGGCAGCATCGGTACTCGGGGGGCGATCAAGGCAGTGGCCGACAAGGCAATACACCTGGGCCTTATTTCGCGGTCTTTAAAAGAGGAAGAGAAACGGCAGGACATTACCGAAGTACCCTATGCCCAGGTGGCGATTGTCATCGCCGCCAACTCTCGTGTGGCCGAGGACACCATCACCACCGGCGAACTGATCGCCATTATCGACGGCAAAAAGAACCGCTGGCAAAACGGCAGTGAAATCATCGTCCAGGTCAGGGAAAAGTCGGACAGCGGCTTTCAGGTTCTCGAAAACAGCATCCCCGGTTTTAAAGAGGCCTATGTGAAAAGCCAGGAGGCAAGACGCTGGACCATGCATTTTACCGACCAGGAGGCCAACAAGGCCCTCGCCTCAACACCCTTTGCCCTAGGTGTCACCGACCTCGGTATGATCTCGGCGGAGCAACTGCCGGTCAAGGTGTTGAAACTCAATGGGATCGCCCCCGATCCGGAAAATCTCCGTAATGGCTCCTATCCCCTCAGCAGGCAGCTGTCCTTTATTTATAACAGAGATAACCTGCCGGAAGAGGCGAAAAACTTTATGCGTTTTGTATTCTCCGATGCAGGCCGGACCATCTTGCAGGCGCATGGCTATCTGCCCATGCAGTAG
- a CDS encoding autotransporter domain-containing protein — MKIILRIAAPIISLLAALMALSPLPPAVAETLAEIDQEIQADPSIKTDRGGLDAYNIYQGVTTSRLDRKINILAGSGINPRFYQSADGVRDYSNFYSFTGRAGATDTKLDIVTTESSLRLYRRGSSRYKEATGYLGSWWGDQYRGTLASRDQQAILAAWGSDLQRIYVIDVPTGHSLVGGLAAPMERNGEYRGGGAYQYYYRGAPANWLVYALYAPDYLKSYAGAVTSAQKAGRGIATGLGSHLHGTRLAAGDTHGEAGDQTAGDLWLRGYGGSLDSDERDGSSTESTTMGMSAGWQRRIPADRSAVYLGLIFGHGANLQQYDGSGVENDTRATVGGIYGLYIANPEGPQSWYGNGSVLLGGLSMHNSVPGELGYGLDQEYNGQIAVVTVENGISLRQGNSWFFEPHLQLSYTRIHQSDFHDQLGARISLQQGDSFSGRLGLEVRKSILDSKDLRLHLWTRLSYLRNFSGANEVDVDGDLASSALERNSPALAAGTDLKLSAQWSLQAQIEQIFAGEEGLQGNLALRYTW; from the coding sequence ATGAAAATTATCCTAAGAATCGCGGCTCCCATTATCAGTCTTCTTGCAGCCCTGATGGCCCTGTCCCCGCTTCCACCGGCAGTGGCGGAAACCTTGGCGGAGATAGATCAGGAGATTCAAGCCGACCCAAGCATCAAGACGGATCGTGGCGGCCTTGACGCCTACAATATTTACCAGGGGGTAACCACCAGCCGTCTCGACCGGAAGATCAATATCCTCGCCGGTTCCGGGATTAACCCGAGATTTTACCAATCGGCTGACGGCGTCAGAGACTACAGCAATTTCTATTCCTTTACCGGTCGCGCCGGGGCTACCGACACTAAATTGGATATCGTCACCACCGAATCCAGTCTCCGTCTATACCGGCGGGGCAGCAGCCGCTACAAAGAGGCCACCGGCTACCTGGGCAGCTGGTGGGGCGATCAGTATCGCGGGACCCTGGCAAGCCGGGACCAACAGGCAATTCTCGCCGCCTGGGGCAGTGATCTGCAGCGGATCTATGTCATTGATGTCCCGACCGGCCATAGCCTGGTCGGCGGGCTTGCCGCACCGATGGAACGCAACGGCGAGTACCGGGGCGGCGGCGCCTATCAATATTATTACCGGGGAGCGCCTGCCAATTGGCTGGTGTATGCCCTCTATGCCCCGGATTATTTGAAAAGCTATGCCGGCGCGGTGACCAGCGCCCAAAAAGCCGGCCGCGGCATCGCCACCGGCCTGGGCAGCCATTTGCATGGCACCCGCCTCGCCGCTGGCGACACGCATGGCGAGGCAGGCGACCAGACAGCAGGAGATCTGTGGCTGCGCGGCTACGGCGGCAGCCTGGACTCCGACGAGAGAGACGGCAGCTCCACCGAATCCACAACGATGGGCATGAGTGCCGGCTGGCAACGCCGGATCCCCGCCGACCGGTCAGCAGTCTATCTCGGCCTCATCTTTGGCCACGGGGCCAACCTCCAGCAGTACGACGGCAGCGGCGTCGAAAATGATACCAGGGCCACGGTCGGGGGCATATATGGCCTGTATATCGCAAACCCGGAGGGCCCGCAATCCTGGTACGGAAACGGCTCCGTGCTTTTGGGCGGGCTGAGCATGCATAATAGTGTTCCTGGTGAACTCGGCTACGGCCTTGATCAGGAGTACAACGGGCAGATAGCAGTGGTGACTGTTGAAAACGGCATATCGTTGCGGCAGGGAAACAGCTGGTTCTTTGAACCGCACCTGCAACTTTCCTATACCAGGATTCACCAAAGCGATTTCCATGACCAGCTCGGCGCCCGGATTTCTTTACAGCAGGGCGACTCCTTCTCGGGGCGTCTAGGCCTGGAAGTCAGGAAATCGATACTTGACTCCAAAGATCTGCGCTTGCATCTGTGGACGAGACTCAGTTACCTCCGAAATTTTTCCGGTGCCAACGAAGTTGATGTCGACGGTGACCTAGCAAGCAGCGCCCTGGAGAGGAACAGTCCTGCCCTGGCTGCCGGCACCGACCTGAAGCTCAGCGCCCAATGGAGCCTGCAAGCGCAGATCGAACAGATCTTTGCCGGCGAGGAAGGGCTGCAGGGAAATCTCGCCCTGCGCTATACCTGGTAA